TCACGCTGATGTCGCAGATGGGCATCATGATCATCTTCGCGCTGTCGTACAACATGCTGCTGGGGCAGACCGGCATGCTGTCGTTCGGCCATGCGGTGTATTCCGGGCTCGGCGCCTTTATCGCGGTGCACGTGCTGAACATGGTCGGCGCCGGCAAGGTGTGGCTGCCGGTGTCGATGCTGCCGCTGGTGGGGGGGCTGGCCGGCGCGTTCTTCGGCGTCATCTTCGGCTACGTCACCACCAAGAAGGCCGGCACCACCTTCGCCATGATCACCATGGGCATCGGCGAAATGGTCTTTGCCAGCTCGCTGATGTTCCCGGAATTCTTCGGCGGCGAGGGCGGCATCTCCACCAACCGCGTGGTCGGCGATCCGTTCCTCGGCATCAGCTTCGGGCCCGGGCGCCAGGTCTACTACCTGATTGCGGCGTGGTGCCTGGTGTCGATGGTGGCGATGTACGCCTGGACCCAGACCCCGCTGGGCCGCATTGCCAACGCGGTGCGCGACAACCCCGAGCGGGTCGAGTTCATCGGCTACAACACCCAGCGCGTGCGCTACCTGGTGCTGATCCTGTCGGCGTTCTTCGCCGGCATCTCCGGCGCGCTGGCAGCGATCAACTTCGAGATCGTCTCGGCCGAGAACGTCAGCGCGGTGCGTTCGGGCGGCGTGCTGCTGGCGGTGTTCATCGGCGGCGCCGGGGTGTTCTTCGGGCCGATCATCGGCGCGGTGGTGTTCGTGCTGTTCGCGGTGGCGCTGTCGGACCTGACCAAGGCCTGGCTGCTCTACCTGGGCCTGTTCTTCGTGCTGATGGTGATGTTCGTGCCGGGCGGCCTGGCCAGCCTGCTGCTGATGCAGCTGCCGCTGGCGGCGAAGGGCAAGCTGCGCCGCATGCTGCCGTTCTATGCCAGGGCCGGCGCGGCCGGCGCGGTGCTGCTGGTGGCGATGATCGTGACCGTCGAACTGGTCTACAAGGTGCAGGTCGACAGCGCCAATGGCACCGCGATGAAGCTGTTCGGCATCGGCTTCGATGCCGCGACCTGGATGCCATGGCTGGCGGCGGCGGCGCTGTGGGCGGTGGGGCTGGCCGCGTGGCGGCTGGCGGTGCGCGCGTCGCGCGCGCAATGGGACAAGGTGCAGGCAGAAATCGCAGGAGGCAGGGCATGAGCGCGGCGGCACTGGAACTGACCGATGTACGCAAGAAGTTCGGCCAGACGGAAATCATCCGCGGCGTGAACCTGAGCATTCCCAAGGGCGAGCGCCATGCGCTGATCGGCCCCAACGGGGCCGGCAAGTCGACCACCTTCAACCTGATCTCGGGCCGCTTCGCGCCGAGCAGCGGCACGGTGCGGCTGAACGGTGAAGAGATCGGCGGGCTGCAGCCCTTCGTCATCAACCGCATGGGGCTGTCGCGCAGCTTCCAGATCACCAATATCTTCCA
This Cupriavidus nantongensis DNA region includes the following protein-coding sequences:
- a CDS encoding branched-chain amino acid ABC transporter permease, yielding MEQAMQQPREPVATGRTLRYRPLNLARWIIWSLTVLVMLVLPLFFTGGFAITLMSQMGIMIIFALSYNMLLGQTGMLSFGHAVYSGLGAFIAVHVLNMVGAGKVWLPVSMLPLVGGLAGAFFGVIFGYVTTKKAGTTFAMITMGIGEMVFASSLMFPEFFGGEGGISTNRVVGDPFLGISFGPGRQVYYLIAAWCLVSMVAMYAWTQTPLGRIANAVRDNPERVEFIGYNTQRVRYLVLILSAFFAGISGALAAINFEIVSAENVSAVRSGGVLLAVFIGGAGVFFGPIIGAVVFVLFAVALSDLTKAWLLYLGLFFVLMVMFVPGGLASLLLMQLPLAAKGKLRRMLPFYARAGAAGAVLLVAMIVTVELVYKVQVDSANGTAMKLFGIGFDAATWMPWLAAAALWAVGLAAWRLAVRASRAQWDKVQAEIAGGRA